A genomic window from Silene latifolia isolate original U9 population chromosome 11, ASM4854445v1, whole genome shotgun sequence includes:
- the LOC141611896 gene encoding uncharacterized protein LOC141611896: protein MGNWILIAPLLFCYTLTSLWCTHASSFSNLPSQDLADGTHSQNCQQFGHLADEIHCSRERSRAAWKVVDEYLMPFVEKENYQISRKCKLHPDNDMFRDQELHKLHHDVNDWKCGYCKKSFYAEKYLDKHFDNRHYNLLNNSKGNCLADLCGALHCDLVMDSQSRKTKCNPAAAVKNRHLCEKVADNCFPVSGGPSASRLHEFFLRQFCDAHSCSGGLKPFSRGGKKHTSSFYIVVSVLILMLLPLFYGFVYMYQRGLKTSTQDLRRVSQNRLKKKPS, encoded by the exons ATGGGCAATTGGATCTTGATCGCTCCGCTTCTCTTTTGTTATACATTAACATCTCTTTGGTGCACCCATGCCTCTTCCTTTTCCAATTTGCCATCTCAA GATCTTGCAGATGGCACACATTCACA AAATTGTCAGCAATTTGGCCACCTTGCTGATGAGATACATTGCTCAAGAGAACGGAGCAGGGCAGCGTGGAAAGTTGTTGATGAG TATCTCATGCCTTTCGTGGAAAAAGAGAATTATCAGATATCAAGGAAATGTAAACTTCATCCAGACAATGACATGTTCAGAGATCAGGAACTGCACAAGTTACATCATGACGTGAATGATTGGAAATGTGGGTACTGTAAAAAGAGCTTTTATGCAGAGAAATATCTTGATAAGCATTTTGACAATCGACACTATAACTTGCTGAATAAT AGCAAGGGGAACTGTCTGGCGGACTTGTGTGGAGCATTACACTGTGACCTGGTGATGGATTCACAGTCGAGGAAGACGAAGTGTAATCCAGCTGCAGCTGTGAAAAACCGTCATTTGTGTGAG AAAGTGGCTGACAATTGTTTTCCAGTTTCCGGGGGTCCATCAGCAAGTCGTCTACATG AGTTCTTCTTGCGGCAATTTTGTGATGCACATAGTTGTTCTGGAGGTCTAAAACCATTCTCAAGAGGTGGCAAG AAACATACCAGCAGTTTTTATATTGTCGTTTCTGTTTTGATCCTTATGTTGTTGCCGCTGTTCTATGGCTTTGTATATATGTACCAGAG gGGTTTGAAAACGAGTACGCAAGATCTGAGACGAGTTTCGCAAAACAGGCTGAAGAAGAAGCCCTCTTAG